In one window of Thalassotalea agarivorans DNA:
- the recJ gene encoding single-stranded-DNA-specific exonuclease RecJ — protein sequence MTIKTIFRRAKVDDAHLPQDLHPIIRQVYASRGMSDPADADLTLKGLLPPNTMKGLQQAALILYQAILNQDKIIIIGDFDADGATSTALMMEALSLFGSFNHDFLVPNRFEFGYGLSPEIVEVASKQGANVIVTVDSGISCHQGVERANELGIDVVITDHHLPGAHLPEAAAIVNPNQLDCSFASKSIAGVGVAFYLALALRALLREKNWFSEQGFDEPNLAQLLDIVALGTVADVVALDKNNRILVAQGIERIRRGLTRPGIQALINVAKRNQFNLVASDFGFALGPRINAAGRLDDMTFGIRCLLAKSDQQAKEMAQELDLLNKARREIEQSMQHQAEMILQQLNDSSKHNATAIALYQRDWHQGVIGIVAGRLKEKLHRPCIVFAQDENGQDIKGSARSIPGLHIRDLLENISSQHPGLIKKFGGHAMAAGLTIAETDFEQFEKLFDLFAIEALDEKDLQGVVLSDGELPVEAYSIEFASLLRESGPWGQKFEEPVFDDVFTIVQQRIVGEKHLKLVLAKEDVALDAIAFNVDLDIWPNATATQVHVAFKLDINEFRGKQNVQLMVEQLSLDNL from the coding sequence ATGACGATAAAAACTATTTTTCGCCGCGCTAAAGTGGATGACGCTCATTTACCGCAAGACCTTCACCCGATTATCAGACAAGTGTACGCCAGTCGGGGAATGTCTGATCCCGCTGATGCCGATTTGACACTAAAAGGCTTGTTACCGCCAAACACAATGAAAGGCTTGCAACAAGCAGCTTTGATTCTTTATCAAGCCATTCTCAATCAAGATAAAATAATCATAATTGGCGACTTTGACGCTGACGGTGCAACAAGTACCGCGCTTATGATGGAAGCGCTTAGCTTGTTCGGTAGTTTCAATCATGACTTTTTAGTTCCTAACCGTTTTGAATTTGGCTATGGTTTGTCACCCGAAATTGTAGAGGTTGCGAGCAAACAAGGAGCTAATGTAATTGTTACGGTTGATAGCGGAATTAGTTGCCATCAAGGTGTTGAAAGGGCAAACGAGTTAGGTATTGATGTGGTGATAACAGACCATCATCTACCTGGTGCACATTTGCCAGAAGCTGCAGCGATAGTAAACCCTAATCAATTGGATTGCTCTTTTGCGAGCAAATCGATTGCTGGTGTAGGCGTTGCATTTTATCTAGCTCTCGCATTACGCGCTTTACTACGAGAAAAAAATTGGTTCTCAGAACAAGGGTTTGACGAGCCAAATTTGGCACAATTGCTAGATATCGTCGCTTTGGGAACTGTGGCCGATGTCGTAGCGTTAGATAAAAACAATCGTATTCTAGTTGCCCAAGGTATTGAGCGTATTCGCAGGGGCCTAACTCGACCAGGCATACAAGCATTAATTAATGTAGCGAAGCGAAATCAGTTTAACTTGGTTGCCAGCGATTTTGGCTTTGCTTTGGGGCCAAGAATTAATGCCGCCGGGCGATTAGATGATATGACATTTGGTATTCGTTGCTTATTGGCTAAAAGTGATCAACAAGCAAAGGAGATGGCGCAAGAACTGGATCTGCTTAATAAAGCGCGTCGTGAAATAGAGCAATCTATGCAACATCAAGCAGAGATGATTCTGCAGCAGCTTAATGACTCCTCAAAACATAATGCGACCGCTATTGCGCTATATCAAAGAGATTGGCATCAAGGTGTTATTGGCATAGTTGCCGGCCGATTAAAGGAAAAACTACACCGTCCTTGTATTGTCTTTGCACAAGATGAAAACGGTCAGGATATAAAGGGCTCCGCTCGATCTATCCCTGGGCTACATATCAGAGATTTGCTTGAAAACATTAGCAGCCAGCATCCTGGCTTGATTAAAAAGTTTGGTGGTCATGCTATGGCCGCCGGCCTTACGATAGCAGAAACGGACTTTGAACAGTTTGAAAAACTATTCGACCTTTTTGCCATAGAAGCGCTTGATGAAAAAGACTTGCAAGGTGTTGTCTTGTCAGATGGAGAACTTCCAGTTGAAGCCTACTCAATAGAGTTTGCCAGTTTACTGCGCGAGTCTGGACCGTGGGGGCAAAAATTTGAAGAACCTGTATTTGATGATGTTTTTACTATTGTTCAGCAACGAATTGTTGGCGAGAAGCACTTAAAGTTGGTGCTAGCGAAAGAAGACGTAGCACTAGATGCGATAGCCTTCAACGTTGATTTAGACATTTGGCCTAACGCTACCGCAACACAAGTCCATGTCGCTTTTAAGCTCGATATTAATGAGTTTAGAGGTAAACAAAATGTGCAACTGATGGTCGAACAATTATCGTTGGATAACCTATAA
- a CDS encoding thioredoxin fold domain-containing protein: MIKNVGLISLGFILALTYGVYATVSDKEKGAPHVQADTAKPLAAPNDAAYNEAYLSAKIAMMLNLEVESVSPSPVPNFAEVVTNRGLFYISYDGEFFMQGKIYSMADRVIDVTEQAMTKMRLSGVEKFKDDMIEYKAENEQYVVTVFTDITCGFCRQMHTMMNQYNDLGITVRYLAYPREGIRDRSGNYTQGYENLRSIWCNEDPAKALTSAKAQRGHVAQRRICETPIEAEFNFGRQVGVTGTPAIILEDGTMLSGKRDPEDLKRILDYYAQG; the protein is encoded by the coding sequence ATGATTAAAAATGTAGGCTTGATCTCATTAGGCTTTATACTCGCGCTCACATATGGTGTTTACGCTACTGTTTCTGACAAAGAAAAAGGTGCGCCACATGTACAAGCTGATACTGCAAAACCATTGGCTGCCCCGAATGACGCTGCATACAACGAAGCATATTTAAGCGCTAAAATTGCGATGATGCTAAATCTTGAGGTAGAAAGTGTATCGCCAAGTCCGGTACCTAATTTTGCCGAAGTGGTAACCAATAGAGGTTTGTTTTACATCAGCTATGACGGTGAGTTTTTCATGCAAGGAAAAATTTACAGTATGGCTGATCGCGTTATCGATGTTACCGAACAAGCAATGACAAAAATGCGTTTGTCAGGTGTCGAAAAATTTAAAGACGACATGATTGAATACAAAGCCGAAAACGAACAGTATGTGGTAACTGTATTTACCGACATTACTTGCGGCTTTTGTCGTCAAATGCATACTATGATGAATCAATACAATGACCTAGGTATTACTGTACGTTATTTAGCTTATCCTAGAGAAGGCATAAGAGATCGCAGTGGCAACTACACCCAAGGTTATGAAAACCTGCGCTCTATTTGGTGTAATGAAGATCCTGCAAAAGCGTTGACCAGTGCAAAAGCACAGCGTGGCCATGTAGCTCAGCGTCGCATTTGTGAAACACCGATTGAAGCTGAATTTAACTTCGGTAGACAAGTTGGTGTAACAGGTACACCGGCAATTATACTAGAAGATGGCACTATGCTATCAGGAAAACGCGATCCAGAAGATTTAAAACGTATTTTGGATTATTACGCGCAAGGCTAA
- the fldB gene encoding flavodoxin FldB — protein sequence MKIGLFYGSSTCYTEMAAEKIQAHFGSDTLDIFNIKDTPIAHCHQYDIIIFGISTWDYGELQEDWESHWEQVGELQLEGKIVALYGMGDQIGYTDWFQDALGLLHEALQVTGAYIIGQWPNQGYEFAKSKALTEDKSHFVGLALDEDNQYMLSDERIATWCQQLQNELDDILSS from the coding sequence ATGAAAATAGGCCTATTTTACGGCTCTAGCACATGCTATACCGAAATGGCTGCTGAAAAAATTCAAGCCCATTTTGGTAGTGACACGTTAGATATTTTCAATATTAAAGATACGCCGATAGCGCATTGCCACCAATATGACATCATTATTTTCGGTATTTCTACCTGGGATTACGGTGAATTGCAGGAAGATTGGGAGTCTCACTGGGAGCAAGTTGGTGAACTACAATTAGAGGGCAAAATAGTCGCCCTTTATGGTATGGGTGACCAAATCGGCTATACCGACTGGTTTCAAGATGCTTTGGGGTTATTACATGAAGCGTTGCAAGTAACGGGCGCGTATATTATTGGTCAATGGCCAAACCAAGGATATGAATTTGCAAAGTCAAAGGCGCTAACAGAAGACAAATCACACTTTGTTGGCTTGGCTCTTGATGAAGACAATCAATATATGTTGAGCGACGAGCGCATAGCGACGTGGTGTCAACAGTTACAAAATGAACTAGACGATATACTTTCGTCTTAA
- the srmB gene encoding ATP-dependent RNA helicase SrmB yields the protein MFEQFDLDEALLGGIQALGYKKPTSIQELVLPEAMAGKDVLASAPTGTGKTAAFLLPAAQHLLDYPRTKPGYPRVLVLTPTRELAMQISDLNSDLTKHTQIKTGVITGGVNYGSHKDILTSTTDMLIATPGRLLEYIENEQFDAREIEILILDEADRMLDMGFAETINRIVGEARWRKQTLLFSATLEGSAVLKFSKDILNEPVFLESNPSRKEKAKIHQWIHLADNKEHKFALLSHILKQEEVTRAVVFANKRETVQFLQGKLLSEDIRAAWLEGEMPQDKRNNAIDRVKSGRVNVLVATDVAARGLDIDDITHVINYDMPRKADIYLHRIGRTGRAGNKGTAISLVEAHDMLYIAKIERYMKEKFPRRVIDSLRPMHKEAKVPLKKPKVKKTTAQKKAKAKKIAKRKKK from the coding sequence ATGTTTGAGCAATTTGACCTAGATGAAGCGCTGCTTGGCGGCATTCAAGCATTGGGTTACAAGAAACCTACATCGATACAAGAATTGGTATTGCCTGAGGCTATGGCAGGTAAAGATGTACTTGCAAGCGCGCCTACAGGCACGGGAAAAACAGCCGCATTTTTGTTGCCAGCTGCTCAACATTTGTTAGATTACCCGCGCACTAAACCTGGATACCCAAGAGTACTTGTACTTACCCCTACCCGCGAACTCGCCATGCAAATCAGTGACCTTAACAGCGACCTGACAAAACATACTCAAATTAAAACAGGGGTTATTACAGGCGGTGTCAACTACGGTAGTCATAAAGATATTTTGACGAGCACCACTGACATGCTTATCGCGACACCGGGTCGCCTGCTTGAGTATATAGAAAACGAACAGTTTGATGCGCGTGAAATTGAAATCCTTATTCTAGATGAAGCCGATCGTATGTTAGATATGGGGTTTGCTGAAACGATTAATCGTATTGTCGGTGAAGCTCGTTGGCGCAAGCAAACCTTACTGTTTTCTGCAACGTTAGAAGGCTCTGCAGTCCTTAAGTTTTCTAAAGACATTCTTAATGAACCTGTCTTTTTGGAATCAAATCCTTCACGCAAAGAAAAGGCTAAGATTCATCAATGGATTCATCTAGCTGATAACAAAGAACATAAGTTTGCCTTGTTATCACATATTCTCAAACAAGAGGAAGTGACAAGAGCTGTCGTCTTTGCCAATAAACGTGAAACAGTTCAGTTTTTGCAAGGCAAGTTGCTCTCTGAAGATATTCGAGCTGCTTGGCTCGAAGGTGAAATGCCTCAAGATAAACGTAACAATGCCATCGATCGCGTTAAATCTGGTCGAGTAAACGTACTTGTTGCTACAGATGTTGCTGCTCGCGGCCTAGATATTGACGATATTACCCATGTCATCAATTATGATATGCCTCGCAAAGCAGACATCTATCTACACCGTATTGGTCGCACCGGCAGAGCAGGTAACAAGGGTACTGCGATTTCGTTGGTTGAAGCACATGACATGTTATATATCGCTAAGATAGAGCGTTATATGAAAGAGAAATTCCCGAGGCGTGTTATAGACTCCTTACGTCCAATGCACAAAGAAGCGAAGGTTCCACTTAAAAAGCCAAAAGTGAAAAAAACCACAGCACAAAAGAAAGCAAAAGCGAAAAAAATTGCCAAGCGTAAAAAGAAATAA
- the aqpZ gene encoding aquaporin Z codes for MKKERNMNKYVAECIGTFWLVLGGCGSAVLAAGFPDVGIGLLGVSLAFGLTVLTMAYAIGHISGCHLNPAVSVGLWAGGRFETKELLPYIVAQVIGGVIGGGILYVIATGQAGFDVVASGFASNGFGEHSPGGYSMTAALVAEVVLTAVFIIVIMGATDKRAPAGFAPIAIGLCLTLIHLISIPVTNTSVNPARSTGVAVFVGDWAVSQLWLFWLAPIVGGFIGAKLYNMFAKESE; via the coding sequence CTGAAGAAGGAAAGAAATATGAATAAATATGTTGCAGAGTGTATAGGTACTTTTTGGTTAGTTTTAGGGGGCTGTGGTAGTGCTGTTTTAGCAGCAGGTTTTCCCGATGTGGGCATTGGTCTCTTAGGGGTGTCATTGGCATTTGGTTTAACCGTGTTGACTATGGCATATGCTATCGGGCACATTTCAGGATGTCATCTTAATCCCGCGGTATCGGTTGGTTTGTGGGCTGGCGGTCGTTTCGAAACAAAAGAACTATTGCCTTATATCGTTGCGCAAGTCATAGGTGGTGTTATTGGTGGTGGTATTCTTTACGTCATAGCAACCGGTCAAGCAGGCTTTGATGTCGTTGCCTCTGGATTTGCTTCGAACGGTTTTGGTGAGCACTCGCCAGGTGGTTATTCAATGACGGCAGCATTGGTAGCGGAAGTGGTGCTTACTGCTGTATTTATTATCGTTATCATGGGTGCAACTGATAAACGCGCACCGGCGGGTTTTGCGCCTATCGCGATAGGTTTATGTTTAACCTTGATTCACTTAATCAGTATTCCAGTAACAAATACGTCTGTTAATCCAGCACGTAGTACAGGTGTTGCTGTGTTTGTTGGTGATTGGGCCGTATCTCAGCTTTGGCTGTTTTGGCTCGCACCAATTGTCGGTGGATTCATCGGCGCTAAACTTTATAATATGTTCGCGAAAGAGAGCGAATAA
- a CDS encoding TIGR03545 family protein codes for MKRFIRWQGLIGFLVFLALLLAFVYLIAESAVKRGIEYGVGLYTGAEVNVEAVEITYSPLSLTVIQFQATDKERPEYNLVSFNRATASLDFWQYLFGKTVIREMALEELAFGEKRTRAGEVFVASDADDDASFKDQMKAVMPSVDISLPNVDDLMADAGLRSYQSAEAFKQVYEQEKAALASLKDDLPDKAVLEQYQQKVKALSKRKVKTVDDVNAIKTEFDALKAQFEADKAKVEAAKTQLANSKKVLAQAAKDVKDAPGQDWQLIKEKYQLDKIDTADFAHILFGAQARQYYAYLKKGMDAIAPFLSAGEDNQEQVQKKRSQGRFVYFKEENPMPSFLIEQLTLSVKTPQGFMTGSGEELTHQHWIRNKPSAIKLASDDLMGEGKADFSARYKSLESGEYEADSDWHYENIKLTDKVLQDSDKFSLTLTQGAMQGNGELALINGELKAKTTANLTDVNFAGGNSSSINGSVVDTLNDAQQFSLVVVASGPWQKPSFSITSPLNNLLSKVLQKQVSDKVASFQNKVQAGLNEKIAGATNLNAQAGQEIVSLDKLLNNTDQALNDLMSSDVVKAQKKQLEDKAKNKIKEKLGDLFN; via the coding sequence ATGAAGCGATTTATCCGTTGGCAAGGCCTAATTGGCTTTTTAGTATTCTTGGCGTTACTGCTGGCGTTTGTCTATCTCATTGCAGAGAGCGCGGTCAAACGTGGCATAGAATATGGTGTTGGGTTATATACAGGTGCCGAAGTTAATGTTGAAGCGGTTGAGATAACCTATTCACCATTGAGCTTGACGGTCATACAGTTTCAGGCAACAGATAAAGAACGTCCTGAATATAATCTGGTCTCATTTAATAGAGCAACAGCATCGTTAGATTTTTGGCAGTATCTATTTGGTAAAACAGTTATTAGAGAAATGGCGCTAGAAGAACTAGCGTTTGGTGAAAAGCGCACACGTGCTGGTGAGGTTTTTGTTGCCAGTGACGCAGACGACGACGCTTCATTTAAAGATCAAATGAAAGCGGTAATGCCGAGCGTTGATATTTCACTGCCCAATGTGGATGACTTGATGGCTGACGCCGGTTTGAGAAGCTACCAATCAGCTGAGGCGTTTAAACAAGTTTACGAGCAAGAGAAAGCAGCACTAGCGTCACTAAAAGATGACTTACCTGATAAAGCGGTTCTAGAGCAGTACCAACAAAAAGTTAAAGCGCTGTCAAAACGTAAGGTTAAAACGGTAGACGATGTAAACGCTATTAAAACAGAGTTTGATGCCTTAAAAGCGCAGTTTGAAGCGGATAAAGCAAAGGTCGAAGCGGCAAAAACACAGTTAGCTAATTCGAAAAAAGTACTTGCGCAAGCCGCAAAAGATGTAAAGGATGCACCGGGTCAAGATTGGCAACTAATCAAGGAAAAGTATCAGCTAGATAAAATTGATACAGCAGACTTTGCCCATATTTTGTTCGGCGCTCAAGCACGACAATACTATGCATATTTGAAGAAAGGAATGGATGCCATTGCACCTTTTTTAAGTGCTGGTGAAGACAACCAAGAGCAAGTTCAGAAAAAACGCAGCCAGGGACGTTTTGTATATTTCAAAGAAGAAAATCCCATGCCCTCTTTTTTGATAGAGCAATTAACGCTGTCAGTAAAAACACCACAAGGCTTTATGACAGGCTCGGGTGAAGAGCTTACTCACCAACATTGGATCAGGAATAAACCGTCTGCTATCAAGCTTGCTTCAGATGATTTAATGGGCGAGGGTAAAGCAGACTTTAGTGCTCGTTATAAATCACTCGAAAGCGGTGAATATGAAGCTGACAGTGATTGGCATTATGAAAATATAAAACTGACTGACAAAGTACTACAAGATAGCGACAAGTTTTCGTTAACATTAACCCAAGGTGCCATGCAAGGTAACGGTGAGTTAGCATTGATTAACGGTGAGCTTAAAGCAAAAACAACCGCAAATTTAACTGACGTAAACTTTGCTGGCGGCAATAGCTCTTCAATCAATGGTAGTGTAGTTGATACACTAAACGACGCACAACAATTTAGTTTAGTTGTTGTCGCTTCTGGTCCATGGCAAAAACCATCCTTTTCGATTACGTCACCTTTAAACAATTTGTTATCTAAAGTATTGCAAAAGCAAGTTAGCGACAAAGTCGCATCTTTTCAAAATAAGGTGCAAGCGGGCTTGAATGAAAAAATTGCTGGTGCAACAAACCTAAATGCGCAAGCAGGCCAAGAAATAGTGTCATTGGATAAATTGCTAAACAATACAGATCAAGCGCTCAATGATTTAATGAGTTCAGACGTTGTGAAAGCGCAAAAGAAACAGTTGGAAGATAAAGCAAAGAATAAGATTAAAGAAAAGTTGGGTGATTTATTCAACTAA
- a CDS encoding TIGR03546 family protein, protein MLTLLAKLLKALNSESSSRQIALAVALGFMVGLAPIFSVHGLFIILIVALIKVNLGAFILTIGLAKLASFPLSPLIVSIGESLLTSPALNGLFNSLYQINLFKLAHFHHTYMLGAVVLGWLLLVPIYFIAKFLVEKYRDKVMAYINKFKIVKAIKASKFYRIYLKFAGQGETI, encoded by the coding sequence ATGCTCACTTTGTTAGCCAAGCTTTTAAAAGCACTTAATTCTGAAAGCTCAAGTCGTCAAATTGCACTGGCAGTTGCCTTGGGCTTTATGGTCGGTTTAGCGCCGATTTTCTCAGTACATGGTTTGTTCATCATTCTTATCGTCGCGCTAATTAAAGTGAATTTGGGCGCATTTATACTAACCATTGGCTTAGCTAAACTTGCTAGTTTTCCGCTATCACCTCTTATCGTTAGTATCGGTGAATCTTTACTAACGTCACCTGCTCTCAATGGGTTGTTTAACAGCCTATACCAAATCAATTTGTTCAAGTTAGCTCACTTCCATCATACCTACATGCTTGGGGCTGTCGTACTCGGCTGGTTGTTGTTAGTGCCGATTTATTTTATCGCTAAGTTTTTAGTTGAGAAGTATCGCGACAAAGTCATGGCCTATATCAATAAATTCAAGATAGTCAAAGCGATCAAAGCAAGTAAGTTTTATCGTATTTATCTCAAGTTCGCCGGCCAAGGAGAAACGATATGA
- the yaaA gene encoding peroxide stress protein YaaA: protein MLMLVSPAKNLDYESPLATQTFSQPELLAHSQLLIDQCKQLSPADISSLMGVSDKIAGLNAARFGEWQQPFSPDNARPAVLAFNGDVYTGLDAASFSEEDFAFAQSHLRILSGLYGLLKPLDLMQAYRLEMGTKLKNERGDNLYQFWGDIITDKVNDAIASSNTTALVNLASNEYFKSVKKKQLNADIITPAFKDWKNGQYKMISFFAKKARGLMARYIIENRITDVEQVKQFDVAGYSYNESLSKGNDWVFTRKQEA from the coding sequence ATGTTAATGCTTGTATCACCAGCAAAAAATCTAGACTATGAGTCACCACTAGCGACACAAACATTTTCACAACCAGAGTTATTGGCCCATAGCCAATTATTGATTGATCAGTGTAAGCAACTTTCACCTGCAGATATCTCATCGCTGATGGGTGTGAGCGATAAGATCGCTGGACTCAATGCTGCGCGTTTTGGCGAGTGGCAACAACCATTTTCACCAGACAACGCAAGACCTGCTGTGCTAGCTTTCAATGGCGATGTATATACGGGGTTAGATGCCGCGTCATTTTCAGAGGAAGATTTTGCATTTGCACAATCGCATTTGCGTATTCTTTCGGGTTTGTATGGATTACTAAAGCCACTTGATTTAATGCAAGCGTACCGCTTAGAAATGGGTACTAAGTTAAAGAATGAGCGCGGTGACAATCTGTACCAGTTTTGGGGTGACATTATTACCGATAAAGTGAATGACGCTATAGCGAGCAGTAACACTACAGCGCTAGTGAACCTTGCCTCGAATGAGTATTTCAAATCGGTGAAGAAAAAGCAGTTAAATGCAGACATCATTACACCGGCATTTAAAGATTGGAAGAATGGCCAATATAAGATGATTAGTTTCTTTGCTAAGAAGGCCCGTGGCCTGATGGCAAGATATATCATCGAAAACCGAATCACTGATGTCGAGCAAGTGAAACAATTCGATGTAGCGGGTTATAGTTACAATGAATCTCTATCGAAAGGTAATGACTGGGTTTTCACTCGTAAGCAAGAAGCATAA
- a CDS encoding DUF3545 family protein, which produces MDSFQQVLDTLGKQQKSSGGNNKKRKWREIEQLKEQFELEKELKTYDDSLEHMLDEF; this is translated from the coding sequence ATGGATAGTTTCCAACAAGTATTGGATACCCTTGGCAAACAACAAAAAAGCAGTGGGGGAAATAATAAAAAACGTAAATGGCGAGAGATTGAACAACTGAAAGAGCAGTTTGAATTAGAAAAAGAACTTAAAACATACGATGACTCATTAGAGCACATGCTAGACGAATTCTAG
- a CDS encoding IS4 family transposase → MPAFTQFHDFIEESPVDIAKLTTFCEHIPDDWVYQATGLSAKATIRRRRLPSDMVLWLVVGMAFFRNEPIAEVARRMNICAEGLADEKLLAKSALTEARKRLGSESMAWLFRQCSNQWGLERYPGDTWHGLQVFAVDGALFRTNDTPELREHFGSGNTSTNRQTPFPMLRLVTLMNVRSHVIVDGDISPYRKGEIPLAKGFMDKLPDNSVTLLDKGFYSAELLLGINKLGDNSHWLIPARKGLKYTLLDKQESNDQLVEMKVSPQARKKNPDLPETWKVRAVTYEVAGKVKTVFTSLPRDKYNAQDVAELYHERWEIELGYRDIKSSMQHNAITLRSKTVDLVYQELWGLVLGYNLVRREASQAAVSHQRAPNEISFKYACQFIASQLKVMAKALSPGNTPKRLAQLRGDLTMLFKENRPRPSRPRAVKISKTRYPINRNAAPLK, encoded by the coding sequence ATGCCTGCCTTCACCCAGTTTCACGATTTTATCGAAGAATCCCCAGTAGATATTGCCAAGTTAACCACCTTTTGTGAGCACATTCCTGACGATTGGGTTTATCAAGCGACAGGGTTGTCAGCCAAAGCTACAATCCGAAGACGGCGTTTGCCCAGTGATATGGTGCTTTGGTTGGTAGTTGGTATGGCATTTTTTAGAAACGAACCGATTGCTGAAGTAGCAAGGCGTATGAACATATGTGCTGAAGGCTTAGCTGATGAAAAACTTTTAGCTAAAAGTGCATTAACCGAAGCGAGAAAACGTCTTGGCTCTGAATCGATGGCATGGCTATTTAGGCAATGCAGCAACCAATGGGGATTAGAGCGTTACCCAGGTGACACTTGGCACGGCCTTCAGGTTTTTGCTGTTGATGGGGCTTTATTTCGCACAAATGATACGCCTGAATTACGTGAGCATTTCGGCTCTGGAAATACGAGCACAAATCGGCAAACGCCATTTCCTATGTTAAGGCTCGTGACGCTAATGAATGTTCGCTCTCATGTGATTGTTGATGGCGATATAAGCCCTTATCGAAAAGGTGAAATTCCTCTCGCAAAGGGGTTCATGGATAAGTTGCCAGATAACTCAGTTACCCTACTAGACAAAGGTTTCTATAGCGCAGAGCTACTTCTGGGTATAAACAAACTGGGAGACAACAGTCATTGGCTTATTCCCGCAAGAAAAGGTTTAAAGTACACGCTGCTCGACAAGCAAGAAAGTAATGACCAATTGGTCGAGATGAAGGTCTCCCCTCAGGCAAGAAAGAAGAATCCTGACTTACCGGAAACTTGGAAAGTTAGGGCTGTAACGTATGAAGTTGCTGGCAAAGTAAAAACGGTATTCACATCATTACCTCGTGATAAATACAACGCTCAAGATGTTGCCGAGTTATACCATGAGCGTTGGGAAATTGAGCTAGGTTACCGAGACATCAAATCATCAATGCAACACAATGCGATCACCCTTAGAAGCAAAACAGTTGATCTTGTATATCAAGAGTTATGGGGACTTGTGCTGGGTTACAACCTTGTTCGAAGAGAAGCTAGTCAAGCGGCCGTTTCTCATCAAAGAGCTCCTAACGAAATTAGTTTCAAATATGCTTGCCAGTTCATCGCCAGTCAATTGAAAGTGATGGCAAAAGCGCTATCACCTGGTAATACACCAAAACGATTAGCTCAGCTTCGAGGTGACTTGACCATGCTCTTCAAAGAAAACCGCCCTAGGCCATCAAGACCTAGGGCGGTAAAGATATCAAAGACCCGTTATCCAATTAATCGCAATGCTGCTCCACTAAAGTGA